The following is a genomic window from Bacteroidales bacterium.
ATTAAGGCCGGGAAACAGATTGACAGGCTACTGATTAAACAGGGGCTTCAGGGAGAACTCTATCGTGAACTGATGAATGAAGTCAGAACTCATAATATAGTATATCAGATAGTTCCGCTTGAGAGAATAGAACTTGTTACAAGAAAGAACCACCAGGGCGTTCTTGCATGGCTGTCGGTGATTGAATTCCAGTATATTGCCAACCTTCTGCCAATGATATTTGAAAAGGGGGAAGACCCGCTAATCATTGCTCTTGACGGGGTATCTGATGTAAGGAACTTTGGCGCAATTGTACGTACTGCGGAATGTCTTGGAGCTCATGGTATAATTATTCCTGAAAAAGGATCTGCAAGGATAACGGCTGATGCTGTAAAGACATCAGCCGGCGCGCTACATACTTTCCCTGTTTGCAGGGAAAAAAGCATTGTCAGATCGATTGAATTTCTTAAGGACTCAGGTTTAAAGGTGATCTGTGCAGGTGAAAAATCAGGAACAGTGGCATCAGAAGTTCTCCTCACCGGTCCGGCTGTTTTAGTACTTGGTTCAGAAGATAAAGGTATCAGCAGAGAGCTTATAGCCCTGGCTGATCAGCATATAAAAATACCAATGACGGGAGCAATAGGCTCACTTAATGTCTCGGTAGCTGCAGGTATTCTCTTATATGAAATTGTAAGACAGAGGGCTGTCTGACCTATTCAATTATGTTTCTGATC
Proteins encoded in this region:
- the rlmB gene encoding 23S rRNA (guanosine(2251)-2'-O)-methyltransferase RlmB; its protein translation is MQKESECIFGLRAVIEAIKAGKQIDRLLIKQGLQGELYRELMNEVRTHNIVYQIVPLERIELVTRKNHQGVLAWLSVIEFQYIANLLPMIFEKGEDPLIIALDGVSDVRNFGAIVRTAECLGAHGIIIPEKGSARITADAVKTSAGALHTFPVCREKSIVRSIEFLKDSGLKVICAGEKSGTVASEVLLTGPAVLVLGSEDKGISRELIALADQHIKIPMTGAIGSLNVSVAAGILLYEIVRQRAV